A genomic window from Cyanobacteriota bacterium includes:
- a CDS encoding Hpt domain-containing protein, with product MEVVEFRSTIVQADKQQQIIGYFIEEANEHLNTLEDGLLNLSKSIEDPESINEMFRAAHSVKGGAAMLGFSSIQKTAHHLEDCLKVLKEQPVPVDERLVSLFLSSFDTLKTLTEELQAPYGLQAEKANEIVKASEPTFSELERYLQQLTGREVAEEASALAADFMPRVMGVLRQMLAIFKEPDNAGNRQKLQHACSQLSQLAASESAWQAIVQTATAALTNPANSYQVLAPVVIKDLKQAAELLQAGRKAELTASQALQKLASTPRAGASKVEANTTSAPTASATATVQVPLEPRAAAKVLVKSFNRQQLTELAKLLVAVVKQQA from the coding sequence AGAAGCAAACGAGCATCTCAATACGCTGGAAGATGGTCTCCTGAATCTTTCCAAATCTATTGAGGATCCAGAGAGCATTAACGAGATGTTTCGTGCTGCCCACTCGGTTAAGGGTGGTGCCGCTATGCTGGGGTTTAGCAGCATTCAAAAGACAGCCCATCATCTAGAAGATTGCTTAAAAGTTCTAAAAGAGCAGCCTGTGCCCGTTGATGAACGCCTTGTAAGTCTTTTCTTGAGTAGCTTTGATACCCTTAAAACCCTGACAGAGGAACTCCAAGCTCCCTATGGACTGCAAGCAGAAAAGGCTAATGAGATTGTTAAGGCTTCGGAGCCAACTTTTTCAGAGTTAGAGCGATATTTACAGCAGTTGACAGGTAGGGAAGTAGCTGAAGAAGCATCTGCTCTGGCTGCTGATTTTATGCCTCGTGTCATGGGGGTGCTCCGACAAATGCTGGCGATCTTTAAGGAACCCGATAATGCTGGAAATCGGCAGAAGCTACAACATGCTTGTAGTCAGCTGAGTCAACTTGCTGCAAGCGAGAGTGCGTGGCAAGCAATTGTGCAAACTGCTACTGCTGCCTTGACTAACCCGGCCAACTCTTATCAGGTCTTGGCACCTGTTGTTATCAAAGACCTGAAGCAAGCTGCTGAGCTGCTACAGGCTGGCAGGAAAGCAGAGTTAACTGCTAGCCAAGCCTTGCAGAAATTAGCTAGTACCCCAAGGGCTGGTGCTTCCAAAGTAGAAGCTAACACTACCTCAGCCCCAACGGCATCTGCTACAGCGACTGTGCAGGTACCATTGGAACCTAGGGCAGCGGCTAAGGTGCTGGTTAAGTCTTTCAATCGTCAACAACTTACTGAATTAGCTAAGCTGTTAGTTGCAGTTGTAAAACAGCAAGCATAG